In bacterium, the following are encoded in one genomic region:
- a CDS encoding thiazole synthase, producing the protein MSALVIGKYSFNSRLIVGTGKYKDYDETKKALEESGAEMITVALRRVDLTKPDDKNLLDYIGSKYTLLPNTAGCYTAKDAVLTCKLAREALGATLVKLEVLGDPRTLFPDNEQLLEAAQILVKDGFTVLPYCIDDPIVCKKLEDIGCAAVMPLAAPIGSGLGIRNPYNLAIIIEHSKVPVIVDAGVGTASDAAIAMELGCDGILMNTAIAGAKNPIKMARAMRLAVEGGRLAYEAGRIPKKLYATASSPIEGVIKT; encoded by the coding sequence ATGAGTGCGTTGGTAATTGGCAAATATTCCTTCAATTCACGGTTGATTGTCGGTACGGGAAAATATAAAGATTACGATGAAACCAAAAAAGCGCTTGAAGAGAGCGGTGCAGAAATGATTACCGTGGCGCTTCGACGTGTTGATCTCACTAAACCCGACGACAAGAATCTGCTCGATTATATCGGTTCAAAATACACGTTACTTCCTAATACAGCCGGTTGCTACACGGCTAAAGATGCGGTTCTGACCTGTAAATTGGCACGGGAAGCCTTAGGTGCGACATTGGTCAAGCTGGAGGTTTTGGGTGATCCGCGTACATTATTTCCGGATAATGAACAGCTTCTCGAAGCCGCACAAATTTTAGTCAAAGATGGTTTTACCGTTTTGCCATACTGTATTGATGACCCGATCGTTTGTAAAAAACTAGAAGACATCGGTTGTGCCGCCGTCATGCCCTTAGCTGCGCCGATCGGTTCCGGTTTAGGAATTCGTAATCCGTACAATCTTGCTATTATCATTGAACATTCCAAAGTGCCTGTCATCGTTGATGCGGGTGTCGGTACAGCGTCCGATGCAGCGATTGCAATGGAGCTTGGTTGCGATGGTATTCTCATGAATACCGCTATCGCCGGAGCAAAAAATCCCATCAAAATGGCACGCGCAATGCGTTTGGCCGTCGAAGGGGGACGTTTGGCTTATGAAGCGGGGCGTATCCCGAAAAAACTTTATGCTACGGCTTCCAGTCCTATAGAGGGTGTTATTAAGACCTAA